The Populus alba chromosome 6, ASM523922v2, whole genome shotgun sequence genome contains a region encoding:
- the LOC118032538 gene encoding uncharacterized protein, whose protein sequence is MISISKWKCSWSLMATIASIVALVSVVHLFLFPVVPSFDPFSVRKVQDSCGPNNESVDGRTGHDPGNLQPVLDLEHKFPADLHRAVVYRNAPWKAEIGRWLSGCDAVTKEVSVVETISGRSCKNDCGGQGVCNYELGQCRCFHGFSGEGCSERLHLECNYPKSPELPYGRWVVSICSAHCDPTRAMCFCGEGTKYPNRPAAETCGFQLSLPSEPGAPRQVDWAKPDVDIYTTNKSKLGWCNVDPAEGYANKVKFKEECDCKYDCLSGRFCEVPVLCSCINQCSGHGHCRGGFCQCANGWYGTDCSIPSVTSSVREWPQWLRPAQLDVPDNAHLTGKLVDLNAVVKKKRPLIYVYDLPPKFNSLLLEGRHFKFECVNRLYNDNNATIWTDQLYGAQMALYESILASPHRTLNGEEADFFFVPVLDSCIITRADDAPHLSMEQHLGLRSSLTLEFYRKAYDHIVEHYPFWNRSSGRDHIWSFSWDEGACYAPKEIWNSMMVVHWGNTNSKHNHSTTAYWADNWDKISSDRRGKHPCFDPDKDLVLPAWKRPDVIALSTKLWARPLEKRKTLFYFNGNLGPAYPNGRPEALYSMGIRQKLAEEFGSTPNKDGNLGKQHAENVIVSPLRSERYHEDLASSVFCGVMPGDGWSGRMEDSILQGCIPVVIQDGIYLPYENVLNYESFAVRILEDEIPNLIKILQGFNETEIENKLTSVQKIWQRFLYRDSMLLEAERQKNAFGYVEDWAVEFLRLTEDDVFATFVQVLHYKLHNDPWRRQLGSQKKDFGLPQECLMRTS, encoded by the exons ATGATTTCAATTTCGAAATGGAAATGTTCATGGTCTTTGATGGCTACAATTGCATCTATAGTGGCATTAGTTTCGGTAGTTCATCTATTCTTGTTTCCCGTGGTGCCTTCTTTTGATCCCTTTAGTGTTCGGAAAGTTCAGGATTCTTGTGGCCCAAATAATGAATCAGTGGATGGAAGGACTGGTCATGACCCGGGTAATTTACAGCCAGTTTTGGATTTAGAGCACAAGTTTCCAGCTGACTTGCATCGGGCAGTGGTTTATCGTAATGCACCATGGAAGGCTGAGATTGGACGATGGCTTTCTGGCTGTGATGCAGTTACTAAGGAAGTCAGTGTTGTTGAG ACAATAAGTGGCAGGAGCTGCAAAAATGACTGTGGTGGTCAAGGAGTTTGTAACTATGAACTCGGTCAATGTCGGTGTTTTCATGGATTTAGTG GGGAAGGATGCTCTGAGAGACTACACTTGGAATGTAACTACCCTAAATCACCAGAGCTACCATATGGGCGATGGGTTGTCTCCATTTGCTCTGCTCATTGTGACCCAACGAGAGCAATGTGCTTTTGTGGAGAAGGTACAAAATATCCAAATCGTCCTGCAGCAGAGACTTGTGGGTTTCAACTGAG CTTACCTTCTGAACCTGGTGCCCCTAGACAAGTTGATTGGGCAAAACCTGATGTGGACATATACACGACAAACAAAAGCAAACTAGGGTGGTGTAATGTGGACCCAGCTGAAGGGTATGCCAACAAGGTGAAATTCAAAGAGGAATGCGACTGCAAATATGATTGTTTGTCAGGGCGGTTCTGTGAAGTGCCTGTGCTATGCTCTTGTATTAACCAATGCTCTGGACATGGGCATTGCCGTGGTGGTTTTTGTCAG TGTGCCAATGGTTGGTATGGAACAGACTGCAGCATCCCATCTGTTACATCATCTGTAAGAGAGTGGCCTCAGTGGCTTCGACCTGCTCAGCTTGATGTTCCTGACAATGCACATCTCACTGGGAAACTTGTTGATCTCAATGCAGTGGTCAAGAAGAAAAGGCCCCTTATATATGTTTATGATTTACCCCCAAAGTTCAACAGTTTACTTCTTGAG GGGCGGCATTTTAAGTTCGAATGTGTAAACAGGCTGTATAATGATAACAATGCAACAATTTGGACGGATCAGTTGTATGGTGCCCAG ATGGCACTCTATGAAAGTATTTTAGCTAGCCCACATCGAACATTAAATGGTGAAGAAGCTGACTTTTTCTTCGTACCTGTTCTTGATTCTTGCATCATTACACGTGCTGACGATGCACCTCACCTGAGTATGGAG CAACATTTGGGTTTGAGGAGCTCTCTCACTCTAGAATTTTATAGGAAGGCATACGATCACATTGTTGAGCATTATCCATTCTGGAACCGCTCATCAGGAAGAGACCATATATGG TCTTTTTCATGGGATGAAGGTGCTTGCTATGCCCCAAAGGAGATATGGAATAGCATGATGGTGGTTCACTGGGGCAATACAAATTCAAAGCATAACCATTCTACAACAGCCTATTGGGCTGACAACTGGGATAAAATTTCTTCTGATAGAAGAGGCAAGCATCCTTGCTTTGATCCTGATAAAGATCTTGTGCTTCCTGCCTGGAAGCGACCTGATGTCATTGCTCTGAGCACCAAACTGTGGGCTAG GCCTCTTGAAAAGCGGAAGACATTATTCTATTTCAATGGAAATCTTGGACCGGCATACCCGAATGGAAGACCAGAAGCTTT GTATAGCATGGGTATCAGACAGAAACTTGCTGAGGAGTTTGGATCAACCCCTAACAAGGATGGTAATCTTGGGAAACAACATGCTGAAAATGTGATTGTGAGCCCATTGCGCTCTGAAAGATACCATGAGGATTTAGCCAGTTCTGTTTTCTGCGGAGTAATGCCCGGAGATGGTTGGAGTGGTCGTATGGAAGATAGCATTTTGCAAGGGTGCATTCCAGTTGTCATTCAG GATGGGATATACTTGCCATATGAAAATGTGCTTAACTATGAAAGCTTTGCTGTCAGAATTCTGGAAGACGAGATTCCAAATTTGATAAAGATCCTTCAG GGATTCAATGAGACAGAAATAGAAAACAAGCTGACCAGCGTCCAGAAAATCTGGCAGAGATTCTTGTATCGTGATTCTATGTTGCTTGAAGCTGAGAGACAAAAAAATGCTTTTGGCTATGTGGAGGATTGGGCAGTTGAATTCTTACGATTGACAGAAGATGATGTCTTTGCCACCTTTGTACAG GTTCTACACTATAAGTTGCACAATGACCCTTGGAGGCGGCAGCTTGGTTCTCAGAAGAAAGATTTTGGCTTACCACAAGAATGTTTAATGAGAACATCCTGA
- the LOC118032537 gene encoding uncharacterized protein, which produces MEPGIIDWDSIDSVFIEDETYESMNAPKWVDLSAFPEQPVNDEAWFCKPGCKHPKTIEDYLKSKRGSKVKFLKSVTISEMLPFRDRNRRDDAKLKKAEIPYPHTLITKAYKSVHGFTEDCENKNPNLSNRKPDTDNLSKKANIRLGEARDDLHANSTKAKLRTTFSARNLLAGKEVLSQITEYCSKLKSLAKKGTNNGSTKKASVRVLDEKEREKERMPLLAVKGGRQSEVMEQREQSKRQTGWEKNDRF; this is translated from the exons ATGGAGCCAGGAATCATTGATTGGGACAGCATTGATTCTGTATTCATCGAAGATGAAACTTATGAGAGCATGAATGCACCAAAATGGGTCGATTTATCTGCCTTTCCTGAACAACCTGTCAATGATGAAGCTTGGTTCTGCAAACCTG GTTGCAAGCATCCAAAGACTATTGAAGATTATCTCAAGTCAAAACGTGGTTCGAAG gTGAAATTTCTGAAGTCTGTTACTATATCTGAAATGCTTCCTTTCAGAGACAGGAATCGCAG agACGACGCAAAGCTGAAAAAAGCAGAAATTCCCTATCCACATACCCTCATAACAAAAGCGTACAAATCTGTTCACGGTTTTACAGAAGATTGTGAAAACAAGAATCCGAACTTATCTAATAGAAAACCCGATACCGATAACCTGTCAAAGAAAGCAAACATCAGACTAGGAGAAGCTAGGGACGATTTACACGCAAATTCAACAAAAGCAAAGCTAAGGACTACATTTTCAGCCCGGAATTTGTTAGCAGGAAAGGAAGTATTAAGTCAGATAACAGAATACTGCTCTAAATTAAAGAGCCTGGCAAAGAAGGGAACGAATAATGGGTCAACGAAAAAGGCCTCTGTCAGGGTTTTGGatgagaaggagagagaaaaggagaggatGCCATTGCTTGCGGTCAAGGGAGGGAGGCAATCTGAAGTAATGGAACAGAGGGAACAGAGTAAACGACAGACAGGGTGGGAGAAAAATGATCGGTTTTGA